The following proteins are encoded in a genomic region of Triticum dicoccoides isolate Atlit2015 ecotype Zavitan chromosome 1B, WEW_v2.0, whole genome shotgun sequence:
- the LOC119348845 gene encoding protein translation factor SUI1 homolog, protein MSDLDVTLPSAFDPFAEANAEDAGAGPGAKDYVHVRIQQRNGRKSLTTVQGLKKEFSYNKILKDLKKEFCCNGTVVQDPELGQVIQLQGDQRKNVATFLVQAGIAKKELIKIHGF, encoded by the exons ATGTCTGATCTCGACGTTACTCTGCCATCTGCCTTCG ATCCTTTTGCTGAGGCAAATGCTGAGGATGCTGGTGCAGGCCCCGGCGCAAAAGATTATGTGCATGTGCGCATCCAGCAGCGCAACGGCAGGAAGAGTCTGACCACTGTCCAGGGCCTGAAGAAGGAGTTCAGCTACAACAAGATCCTCAAGGATCTCAAGAAGGAATTCTGCTGCAATGGCACAGTAGTCCAGGATCCGGAGCTAGGCCAG GTCATTCAGCTTCAGGGTGATCAGCGTAAGAATGTTGCTACTTTCCTAGTCCAG GCTGGGATTgcgaagaaggagctcatcaagatCCACGGCTTCTAA
- the LOC119348846 gene encoding uncharacterized protein LOC119348846: MEVATKWDRRCLNTSRDADCDSFDRYPVSADAEISALRAELMQAHNRIHELEAESRSAKKKLDHMLRSLSEEKASWKSREHDKVRDIFDGVKESLNRERKNRQRAEIMNSKLATEVSELKLVAKRYLQDYEKERKARELMEEVCDELAKEIAEDKAEVEALKSESMKMRDELEEERKMLQMAEVWREERVQMKLVDAKLTLDSKYSQLSDLQSEVEAFLSSHGGNTADKRDAERLREAICSMKFHDIKEFSYKPPPASEDIFAVFEELRQREDTDEKEIGQCNGDIPIGHATKIHTVSPETDIFLEKPSKRYPHQPCARNEDEDDSGWETVSHVDEHGSSNSPGGSEPSVNGFCGGNGASVSGTDCDDNSENCRSISGISEVCSTTAEKYRKRGPSFARLWRSSNNDNGRKKTGSELLNGMLSSGRNSALSPTLKGSEVCTVSPSVGEWSPELVNPHVVRAMKGRIEWPQGAKKQSLKSKPLDSRFDGRKVQLRQALKQKI, encoded by the coding sequence ATGGAGGTGGCAACCAAGTGGGACCGTCGTTGCTTGAACACGTCGAGGGATGCTGACTGTGATTCCTTTGATCGTTATCCAGTGAGTGCTGATGCAGAAATCTCTGCACTAAGAGCAGAGCTTATGCAGGCTCACAACAGGATTCATGAGCTTGAAGCTGAGAGTCGGTCTGCAAAGAAGAAGCTTGATCACATGTTAAGGAGCCTTTCTGAGGAAAAGGCTTCCTGGAAGAGCAGGGAGCATGACAAGGTTCGAGACATCTTTGATGGTGTTAAAGAGAGTCTGAACCGGGAGAGGAAGAACCGCCAAAGGGCAGAAATTATGAATTCCAAGTTGGCCACTGAGGTATCCGAGTTGAAGTTGGTGGCAAAGCGATACTTGCAAGATTATGAAAAGGAGAGGAAGGCCAGGGAGCTTATGGAGGAGGTGTGTGATGAATTAGCAAAGGAGATTGCGGAAGACAAAGCTGAGGTTGAGGCTCTGAAGAGTGAATCTATGAAGATGAGAGATGAGCTGGAGGAAGAAAGGAAGATGCTGCAGATGGCGGAGGTTTGGCGCGAAGAGAGGGTTCAGATGAAGCTCGTTGATGCAAAGCTGACACTGGACAGCAAGTATTCACAGCTGAGCGACCTTCAGTCTGAGGTTGAGGCTTTCCTCAGTTCCCACGGAGGCAATACTGCAGATAAAAGAGATGCAGAAAGGCTAAGGGAAGCAATTTGCTCGATGAAGTTTCATGATATTAAGGAGTTCTCTTAtaaaccgccacctgcttcagaggACATTTTTGCTGTATTTGAGGAGCTCAGACAGAGGGAAGACACTGACGAGAAGGAGATTGGGCAGTGTAATGGAGATATCCCCATAGGTCATGCAACAAAGATCCACACAGTTAGTCCTGAAACTGACATCTTCCTGGAAAAACCATCAAAGAGGTATCCCCATCAACCCTGTGCCagaaatgaagatgaagatgacagtGGATGGGAGACTGTCAGCCATGTTGATGAGCACGGCTCGAGCAACTCACCAGGTGGGAGTGAACCATCAGTGAACGGCTTCTGTGGAGGAAACGGCGCATCGGTGAGTGGAACAGACTGCGACGACAATTCTGAAAACTGCAGGTCCATTAGCGGTATCAGCGAAGTATGTTCGACCACAGCAGAGAAGTACCGGAAGAGAGGGCCTTCTTTCGCCAGGCTCTGGAGATCGTCAAACAACGACAATGGTCGCAAGAAAACTGGATCAGAGTTACTGAACGGGATGCTCTCCAGTGGCAGAAACTCCGCCCTTTCGCCCACTCTCAAGGGCAGCGAGGTGTGCACGGTTTCGCCGAGCGTGGGCGAGTGGAGCCCGGAGCTGGTGAACCCTCACGTGGTGCGCGCGATGAAAGGTCGCATCGAATGGCCCCAGGGCGCGAAGAAGCAGAGCCTGAAGTCCAAGCCTCTGGATTCGAGATTCGACGGCCGCAAGGTCCAGCTGCGCCAAGCGTTGAAGCAGAAGATATAG